The Candidatus Anaeroferrophillus wilburensis genome contains a region encoding:
- a CDS encoding response regulator, producing QRQPEASSINFFRAYSHSQAVQTMGSTPYTGIIDPSTGHLFVLTFAKMESTMCLLGEESKKTVFAPLPDGTYPLLWGHALNTGEPFFTNLPEDHLSFSGLPEGHIPIKCFLSVPVKYTDKLVGQIALANPEKNYSDHDLMVVSRLAALYALAINRYRNIEERQQLMNNLRQAQKMEAIGTLAGGIAHDFNNLLVPILGYIELTMMQFPASDKNRKNLEKAYIAATHSKELVQQILTFSRGEKQDRKRQQLQPIISETMKLLQATLPSTIQIRQKIDENCGLMSVDTTQVTQVLINLFTNAYHAMEDGKGTISIQLLEVDSPTDQDFGGTFPAGKRVAKLSVADTGVGMTPKEVARIFEPYFTTKEKTKGTGLGLAVVHGIIKSYGGAIQVDSKPGKGTTFHLYLPIAQGEEEPSEIVSDETFCRGSEHILVVDDEEIVAEIVQEILKTLGYKVTSCNSGAAALELFEKQMGEFSLVITDQTMPGMMGTELSERIHTLNPDTPIIICSGYSGLESEMRSNATGVRRYLMKPVKMKELAGVVRKILDQKG from the coding sequence CCCAGAGGCAGCCTGAAGCCTCCTCTATAAACTTTTTCAGAGCTTATTCACATTCTCAGGCTGTCCAAACAATGGGGTCCACCCCATACACTGGCATAATTGATCCGTCAACGGGTCACTTATTTGTTTTGACCTTTGCAAAGATGGAGTCGACAATGTGTTTACTGGGGGAGGAGAGCAAGAAAACGGTTTTTGCACCCCTTCCCGATGGCACTTACCCGTTGTTATGGGGTCATGCACTGAACACGGGAGAGCCTTTTTTTACTAATCTGCCGGAGGATCATCTCTCCTTCTCAGGACTGCCTGAGGGACACATTCCCATTAAGTGCTTTTTGTCAGTTCCCGTCAAATATACTGATAAGCTGGTTGGCCAGATCGCTTTAGCTAATCCGGAGAAAAACTATAGCGATCACGATCTTATGGTTGTGAGCCGGCTGGCTGCTCTTTATGCCCTGGCAATCAACCGTTACCGCAATATTGAGGAACGTCAGCAGCTGATGAACAACCTCCGTCAAGCCCAGAAAATGGAGGCAATCGGTACCTTGGCCGGTGGAATAGCCCATGATTTTAATAATCTGCTGGTACCAATTCTGGGATATATTGAACTGACGATGATGCAATTCCCGGCGTCGGATAAAAACCGCAAAAATCTTGAAAAAGCATATATAGCGGCAACCCACTCCAAAGAATTAGTACAGCAGATTCTCACTTTCAGCCGGGGAGAAAAACAGGATCGCAAAAGACAGCAACTGCAGCCGATAATCAGCGAAACGATGAAATTGCTGCAGGCAACTTTGCCGTCGACTATCCAAATAAGGCAGAAGATAGATGAAAACTGCGGCCTGATGTCAGTTGATACCACTCAGGTAACTCAAGTGCTGATAAATCTCTTCACTAATGCCTATCATGCAATGGAGGATGGCAAGGGTACTATTAGCATTCAATTATTAGAGGTGGATTCCCCCACGGACCAGGACTTTGGAGGTACTTTTCCAGCTGGGAAAAGAGTAGCCAAGCTTTCAGTGGCTGATACTGGCGTGGGAATGACCCCCAAAGAGGTTGCCCGAATATTCGAGCCCTATTTTACCACCAAAGAAAAAACAAAAGGCACTGGTTTGGGATTAGCTGTTGTCCATGGGATTATCAAGAGTTACGGGGGGGCTATCCAGGTTGACAGCAAGCCAGGCAAGGGTACCACTTTTCACCTCTATTTGCCGATAGCCCAAGGAGAAGAAGAACCGTCAGAGATTGTCAGTGATGAAACTTTTTGCCGGGGAAGCGAACATATTTTGGTGGTGGATGACGAGGAGATTGTTGCCGAGATTGTCCAGGAAATTTTGAAAACCTTAGGTTATAAAGTAACCTCATGCAACTCTGGTGCAGCGGCTTTGGAACTGTTTGAGAAACAGATGGGGGAATTTTCCCTGGTGATCACTGACCAGACGATGCCGGGGATGATGGGAACGGAATTGTCGGAAAGAATTCATACCCTCAATCCTGATACGCCGATCATCATCTGTAGCGGATACAGTGGATTAGAATCAGAAATGAGGAGCAATGCAACAGGGGTACGGAGATATCTGATGAAGCCGGTTAAAATGAAAGAGCTTGCGGGAGTGGTCCGAAAGATTCTGGACCAAAAGGGATAA
- a CDS encoding response regulator produces the protein MSGTAFPDPEDGVDRQSGRRHRPRFQQHPHRHQWLRPDGPASWLHVIEAEHGLDSLEQARSYQETIDLLSTDAVMPIMGGKELSEQIKGIYPAIPILFSSGYMDNGIHQDIINLGGDRFINKPCSIQDVTARIRRLLDEKKS, from the coding sequence TTGTCAGGAACAGCTTTTCCAGACCCAGAAGATGGAGTCGATCGGCAATCTGGCCGGCGGCATCGCCCACGATTTCAACAACATCCTCACCGCCATCAATGGCTACGCCCAGATGGTCCAGCTAGCTGGCTACACGTTATTGAGGCTGAGCATGGTCTGGATTCCCTGGAACAGGCCAGAAGCTATCAGGAAACCATTGATCTTCTGTCTACCGACGCCGTGATGCCGATCATGGGCGGCAAGGAGCTGAGTGAACAGATCAAGGGTATCTATCCCGCCATCCCGATCCTCTTTTCCTCCGGCTATATGGACAACGGTATCCATCAGGATATCATTAACCTGGGTGGGGACCGCTTTATCAATAAGCCCTGCAGCATCCAGGATGTCACGGCCAGGATTCGGCGGCTACTGGATGAAAAGAAATCATGA
- a CDS encoding transposase → MDQTLRGYPLGCVCRRLLSEYEFRHGPSSQECKIVGAAIIKHKLCLGDEETIEQIRENPYLQYFVGLKPSRHLPLHSLSISETRFSTGSTRRLSTG, encoded by the coding sequence TTGGATCAAACTCTGCGAGGTTATCCCCTGGGATGTGTTTGCCGACGCTTACTATCAGAATATGAGTTCCGGCATGGGCCGTCCAGCCAAGAATGCAAGATTGTCGGGGCCGCCATTATCAAGCACAAGCTCTGCCTTGGTGATGAGGAGACCATCGAACAGATCCGAGAGAACCCATATCTTCAATACTTTGTTGGCCTCAAACCGAGCCGCCATTTGCCCCTCCACTCTTTGTCGATATCCGAGACCAGGTTTTCGACCGGTTCAACCAGGCGATTGTCAACAGGCTGA
- a CDS encoding transposase — translation MYQTRSQRCDHRIVSISQPHVRPIIRGKAGKKVEFSAKLSVSLTDKRLAHIDHLGWESFHEGHDLPVQVECYKGRHGHYPEVIIVDTLYGSRANRKYLADRSIRFAGKSLGRPKKETNENCQHLRAEARRRRAECQERIPIFGQGKNGYRLNYIRARTKATSEAWIRSISLVMNLLVLAGTFFAPFKNTLSHSYSVVKDHFLYVNRLVRVFTSPVMTFGNMPRV, via the coding sequence ATGTACCAAACTCGTTCACAACGCTGTGACCATCGCATCGTCAGTATCAGTCAGCCCCATGTACGTCCTATTATCCGGGGCAAAGCCGGCAAAAAAGTGGAATTTAGCGCCAAACTAAGCGTCAGTTTGACCGACAAACGATTAGCTCACATTGACCATCTGGGATGGGAATCCTTTCATGAAGGCCATGATCTGCCAGTCCAGGTGGAATGTTACAAAGGCCGTCACGGCCACTACCCTGAAGTGATCATTGTCGACACCCTTTATGGTTCCCGGGCAAACCGCAAATATCTGGCTGATCGCAGCATCAGGTTTGCCGGCAAATCACTGGGTCGTCCAAAGAAGGAAACAAATGAAAATTGTCAACACCTGCGGGCAGAGGCCCGTCGCAGACGGGCCGAATGCCAGGAACGGATACCCATATTCGGTCAAGGCAAGAATGGTTACCGTTTGAACTATATCCGTGCCCGGACAAAGGCTACTTCCGAAGCCTGGATTCGCAGCATCTCCCTGGTCATGAATCTGCTGGTGCTGGCCGGCACTTTTTTTGCGCCGTTTAAAAACACCCTTTCACACTCATATTCTGTTGTCAAAGATCATTTTCTTTATGTCAATCGTCTGGTGAGGGTATTCACCTCGCCGGTTATGACTTTTGGCAATATGCCACGGGTTTAA